The genomic region TAATGGTGGTTGGGCAGCGAAGGATCCTTCTTGGGATTTGTTTTTCTCTTATTACTGTACTGACGGTTTACCAGTAGATGAGTCTCCGCTATTTAATCCTAAGAATCCTTTTGAAAATCGAGATCCTCGCTGTGCTGCTACAATTGTTCCATTTGACCAGCCTTTCCTGGATATAGTCTATACGCCGCATCCTTTGGCTCTAAAGACGAAAAGGGTTTCGACAGGGCAAGAGATTACAAACAATGACAATAGGGCTGTAGCACAATATGCTTCTTTCAATGGATTGGTCTGGCGAAAAGGTGTTGATGCAGATTGGCTTCTAAACTCTTGGCGGATTGAACCAGATAATGTAATAATTCGCTACGCGGACGTACTTTTAATCTATGCAGAAGCAAAAATTGAACTAAACGAGATTGACCCAACGGTACTGGATGCGATTAATCAAGTGAGGGCTAGAGCTTATAAAGTTGATAAATCGTCTACGAATTATCCTAAAGTTACTACAACTGCACAATCAGAACTTCGTAAAATTCTTCGTAATGAACGAAGAATGGAATTTGCCTTAGAGGGACTTCGCTATATGGATATTATCAGATGGCGAATTGCAGAGAAGGTTTTAAATAGACCAAATTTCGGTTTACTTGATCCTGCAGATTTAGTTGCCAAAGTTGTTAATCCTGGAAAATGGTTTTTACCTACAGCGCCATCCATTGATGAAGATGGCTCACCAGACTTTGCCAATTTCTACAGTCAGGGTCTAATTAAGCAAATAGCAATCAGAAAATTTGACGCGAAGAAACAATATCTCTGGCCAATCCCTTCAACAGAAGTACTAACAAGCGGGTTAAAACAAAATCCAAATTATTAGCATGATGATAAAAGAAAATATTAAGAGTTTATTTCTAGGAATAACGTTTTTAAGCAGTAACCTATTGTTTGCCCAAGAACGAAGCTTTAGTGGCATTTACCCAAATCTAGCTATGTATAATGATGAAGGTGAATGTGGAACTGGCGCGGTGGTTCCTTGGAACGAGAAGTTGTATGTAATTACCTATGGACCTCATCTACCAATCGGATCATCTGATAAATTGTACATCATTGACAAGTCCAAAACGCAACATGTCTTCGAAGGAAGCGTTGGTGGTACACCCGCAAATCGCATGATTCATAAGGAGACTAACAATCTTTTTATTGGGCCTTACATTGTTGATAGAAATAGTAATATCACAACTATTTCCCCAATGGATATGCCCGGGCGTCACACAGGCCTAGCGAGGCATTTAACAGATCCTCAGAAGAAGATTTATTTTGCGACAATGGAGGAAGGTTTTTATGAGTATGATATCAATTCAAAAAAAATCACCGAGCTGTACACTGATGTCAATTTAAAAAATGAAAGCTATTTAAAAAAGCTTCCAAAATACCAAAACAAGAAGCAAAATTATGCTGATTTGCTTGGTGCTCATGGGAAGGGCGTTTATAGCGGACAAGGTGTTCTTGTTTATTCGAATAACGGTGAGTCAGGCGAAAAGGCATTAAAGCAATATGATATACCGGCAGGTTCATTATCCGAGTGGGATGGTAAAAACTGGAAGTTAGTTCGTAGGAATCAGTTTGTAGAAGTTACAGGGCCTGGCGGCATCTATGGTAATAATGCAGACAGCGATGCTATTTGGGCGACAGGATGGGATCACAAATCAGTTTTGCTTGCCGTGAGAGACGCAAAAAAAGGCTGGTCTTTTTATAGACTTCCGAAAACCAGTAGAAGCTATGACGGTGCTCACGGCTGGAATACTGAATGGCCACGAATCCGCGAAATTGGAGATTCCAATGGAGATTGTTTGATGACGATGCACGGAATGTTTTGGAAATTCCCTAAAACATTTACTTCATCGAACGCAAGTGGTATTAGACCCCGTTCATCATACCTAAAGGTTATTGGGGATTTCGCGAAATGGAATAATCAGTTAGTATTTGGTTGCGATGATTCTGCTCAGAAAGAATTTTTAAATAAGAGAAAGATTAAAGGTGATTTAGAAGGTGCGGGTCAATCCAATTCTAATCTATGGTTTGTAGATGAAGCTCAATTGGATCACTTGGGCTCAACAACAGCTGAAGGTGCCGTTTGGATAAATGACTTCTTGACAGAAAACCTAGTTTCAGAGCCATTTCTTTTAGCAGGATGGAAAAAACGGAATATTTGGCTAAAAAACCATAATGATAAGTCTGCCAAATTTGATCTAGAAATTGATGTTGTAGGGAATGGAAAGTGGACTCCCTACAAATCGATTGAGGTAGCAGCAAGTCATTCAATCAGCGAAGTGATACCTACCGATTTAAAAGGCGAATGGATAAGGATTAAAGTTAATGCTTCTGGAAAATACTCGGCCATGTTTTCGTATAGAGGAGAAAATCTAGCGAAAAAGGAGCTCGATTTATTTAGCAACTTGCCGAAAATAGGTGATATTGACTATTTGGGGGGCTATCTATACGCGCTAGGAAATAATCAGAGAAAATTGGGGGTACTTTCAGGAAAAATTCAGGATGGAAACTTTGATGCAACAGGTTACTATGAGCTTAATGGTAATATGGAACTGAAACCTGTTGTGAACTCCGCAAATGTGGAAATCATTAAAAAGAGCTTTGAAATTCCGAAAGATCTGGTTAATGTCGAGGAAAGTTCGGTTTTGGTAGTTGATGATCTGGGAAGGAGATGGAGATTTCCCAAATCGAAAGCCGCTTTTGACAACTTAACAAAAAACGGTCTTACAAGATTAGCAAGAGAAGTGGTGACAGAGAGGGATTTGATGAATCTACATGGTACCTTTTATGAACTTCCCGCAGAAAATGCCGACGGATTTGCTAAAGTAAGACCTATTGCTAGCCATGATATGGCAACCCATGATTTTGCTTCTTATCGCGGTTTATTAATACTATCGGGCGTAAACTCGAACGGGAATCAGGATAATATTATTAGATCTGAGGATGGAAAAGCAGCAGTATGGGTCGGTGCAATTGATGATCTCTGGAAACTAGGAAAACCTACTGGAAAAGGTGGGCCATTGAGTAATACGAACGTCAAGGCAAATGAAGTTAGTGATCCCTATCTTTTTGGATTTTATGACAAACGTAGAATAGAATTATCACACAACCTAAAAGAAGCGGTAGACTTTAAAATACAGTTGGACCCTTCAGGAAATGGAGAATGGTTCGACTATAAAACCCTGACGATTTCAAATAATAAGACTGAAAATTTTGTTTTCCCATCGAATATCGAAGCTCGTTGGATTAGAGTCATAGTAACTAAATCATGTAAGGCAAGTGCTATTTTGACATATGAATAGAATATTATTAATTGTTGCAATTGTGGGTTGTAATCTCTTAAATGTCACGGCCCAATCTTGGACTGCCCTCACGAAAGAGCAAGAACCCGTATTGACTCACACAGTTAATGATACGCTCAGTTTCCCTGTGTTTGTAGTTGAAGACCCGAGCACTAAAACTTTATATTACGGTACTCAACTACAAACCAATGTCTGTAACGATCAGATTTGTCTACCGATTGTGGTAAACCTATTCTGGGATCTATTGGGCAATTATCATCACTTCAGTAAAGAAGAAGATTTCCATTTCACCAAGTTCGATCACCAGTACTTCGACCAAAAGGATTACGAACGCTTGCAGAGTATTCTAATCGACAGTTTATCGCCCTTGCGCGACTACGACGTCGAAGATTTGCTGGATAAAGATGGAAAGAAATATTCCTTAGAAATCGACGCCGTGACGCGACCTACTTCACCTTTATTTTCCAATGTGACCGTACCGGGCGCTTTATACACTGTCTATACACTGTGGCATATCGTAAATGGGCCAATTAAGCAGGAGCTGCATACATTAGCGAATCAACAATATCAGAAGCGCCAGTGGCAGCGTTATTTTGCTAAGTCGGAAGTGCCGGTCTATCAGGAATATTTCTTAAAGCACTTGGAACCGACGGAAGAGAAGAAGTATAAACAAGAGGTTATCAACCTGCTATTTGCGAAAGATGATTTTACGCCACATTACGCTATCGACGTTTTGGAAACCGAAGTGCTAAAAGATCCCAATCAATACAATCCTATCTTGAAACAATTAGATAGGATGAAACCACATGTAATTACTGAAATTATAAACTCTATTTCTGCAGCCAACGAGCAGACGAAAAGCATTTTAACAGCTTTTAGCGCACAAGAAAAGGCATCTCCAAAGCAGAAAGAACTAATCGCAAAAATTTTAAATTATGAAAAACAATAGAAGAGACTTTTTAAAAGCCATAGGGATTGGCTCTGGAGCATTACTGGTGGATCCGGTAATTGCGAAAACACTCACCGACAAGCAAATAATGGAAAGTGAGCTGAAAGGACCAGAATCTGTATTTGCTATCCGTAATTTAGAAACCGACTATCTAGTGGCTGGCGGAGGGATGGCAGGTTTCTGTGCCGCGCTTGCTGCCGCTCGAAATGGGTTGAAAGTAATCTTAATTCAAAATCGTTCGAGATTGGGTGGAAATGCCAGTTCCGAAATACGCATGCATATTTGTGGCTCCACAGCCTTAGGACAGGTGTGGCGAGAAACGGGGCTGCTCGAAGAGGTAATGTTGACCGAGTCGTATATTAACCCGCAGCGTTGCTGGG from Sphingobacterium sp. BN32 harbors:
- a CDS encoding RagB/SusD family nutrient uptake outer membrane protein, which gives rise to MKSKIIYIALSLFLFSCQKLDLNPLSQGSSETWNSDADELIMSLNDLYREALWIKDVDDWTDDWIYRDGLTDITNATINGQSAFVTSGWQNTYKAIARANTVLEGMDRAANILPESQINGYKAEARFVRAAMYSFLLSHYRNVVYVDKTLSIEEAETIGQMNPDELLKKIYEDFDFAIANLKSSYSSSEVKRATKGAAMALKARIALYEGDFATAKEAASACIALGLYSLHTDYSTLFLSKTKQSPESIFLLPRSITLGVALGDRQNYIPRNNGGWAAKDPSWDLFFSYYCTDGLPVDESPLFNPKNPFENRDPRCAATIVPFDQPFLDIVYTPHPLALKTKRVSTGQEITNNDNRAVAQYASFNGLVWRKGVDADWLLNSWRIEPDNVIIRYADVLLIYAEAKIELNEIDPTVLDAINQVRARAYKVDKSSTNYPKVTTTAQSELRKILRNERRMEFALEGLRYMDIIRWRIAEKVLNRPNFGLLDPADLVAKVVNPGKWFLPTAPSIDEDGSPDFANFYSQGLIKQIAIRKFDAKKQYLWPIPSTEVLTSGLKQNPNY